The following coding sequences are from one Zalophus californianus isolate mZalCal1 chromosome 5, mZalCal1.pri.v2, whole genome shotgun sequence window:
- the LOC113928699 gene encoding IgA-inducing protein homolog, which translates to MCSYYHMKKRSVSGCNITILAVMFSHLSAGNSPCGNQANVLCISRLEFVQYQS; encoded by the coding sequence atgtgcagttatTATCACATGAAGAAGCGCAGCGTGTCGGGCTGTAATATAACCATACTTGCTGTCATGTTCTCCCATCTCAGTGCTGGGAACTCACCATGTGGAAACCAAGCAAATGTGTTGTGCATCAGCCGGCTTGAGTTTGTTCAATATCAAAGCTGA